One Edaphobacter flagellatus genomic region harbors:
- a CDS encoding winged helix-turn-helix domain-containing protein, translated as MRQVSNSVRVAFGTFEADLSSGELWRGGFRIKLQGQPFRVLAELVQRPGQVITREELQERIWDKGTNVDFDHSLGTAINKIREALGDNAENPRFVETLTRRGYRFIAPVTVLDPPATNPIPFTSFVDEEALPDPFAASPAEEPPLQNHPQINRSWLRWLPVAGLTVLAMLAGFLLGRGGRVEPQVPSLRQITHAQRILPGGDALEVFPVTVTDGLHLFASVIRDGRVHLERITIAGGQGEPIVLPDEIAGPAIADISHDGSRLLVRSHASNQSEQPLFIVPSAGGSAQRVMRALAHDATWMPDDQNILYAAGNDLYTAPPSGSDPVKYASLPGRAFWLRWSPDGKVLRFTLFDPLAHTLALWELSSDDRKAHPILTSWTQSRKICCGSWMPDGSGFVFQAVQGMTSDLWLLGTRSSQPVRLTDGPLDYQGPVPAHTGEKIFLTGVSSQGEVQLLHPGTHEFVPAQSFYSGAHRLEETRDGKWLAWVDTEGRLWRARSDGSELLQLTPANLQVFSGHWSSDGSRLALMARAASGAWSIYQVLADGSDLEPLLQTNSNTADPTWSPDGQTIVLGQAPDLLGKDAAPRMIQALDLKSHQLTTLPGSRDLFSPRISPDGRFIVAMSLDQRQLKLYDIATKQWRVLSTRSAADPVWSADSRSVYADAFMEPGQPVYRVSIADGRAEDLGGIANLHSTEFSDLVLCGVFRDGTVAVRARLTTADLFSLDLAKHNPQIMH; from the coding sequence ATGCGGCAGGTTTCAAATTCCGTGCGTGTTGCCTTCGGAACATTTGAGGCCGATCTCTCCTCGGGAGAACTATGGCGCGGCGGCTTCCGGATCAAACTTCAGGGCCAGCCCTTCCGGGTCCTCGCCGAACTCGTTCAGCGTCCCGGTCAGGTCATCACCCGCGAAGAGCTCCAGGAGCGTATCTGGGATAAAGGCACAAACGTCGATTTTGACCACTCCCTGGGCACAGCTATTAATAAGATTCGCGAGGCCCTGGGAGATAACGCCGAAAACCCTCGTTTCGTCGAGACCCTGACCCGCCGGGGATACAGATTTATCGCTCCGGTAACGGTACTGGATCCCCCCGCCACCAACCCGATTCCTTTCACTTCGTTTGTGGATGAGGAAGCTCTGCCGGACCCCTTCGCCGCTTCCCCAGCGGAAGAGCCACCGCTTCAAAACCATCCCCAAATCAACCGGTCCTGGCTGCGCTGGCTTCCTGTGGCAGGTCTTACCGTCCTCGCCATGCTCGCCGGTTTCCTCCTCGGCCGAGGAGGACGCGTCGAGCCGCAGGTGCCTTCATTGCGCCAGATCACCCACGCGCAGAGAATTCTTCCAGGCGGTGACGCGCTCGAAGTCTTTCCCGTCACCGTGACCGATGGCCTGCACCTCTTCGCCTCCGTCATTCGTGATGGCAGAGTGCACCTTGAGCGCATCACGATTGCAGGAGGCCAGGGCGAGCCCATCGTGCTGCCGGACGAGATTGCCGGTCCCGCCATTGCCGACATCTCGCACGATGGCTCACGTCTTCTGGTGCGCAGTCACGCCTCCAATCAATCCGAGCAGCCTCTATTTATTGTTCCCTCCGCCGGAGGCTCGGCACAAAGGGTCATGCGCGCGCTCGCGCACGATGCCACCTGGATGCCGGACGACCAGAACATCCTCTACGCTGCTGGAAACGATCTCTATACCGCCCCGCCCAGCGGCTCCGATCCCGTCAAATATGCTTCGCTTCCCGGACGCGCCTTCTGGCTGCGCTGGTCGCCTGACGGAAAAGTTCTTCGTTTCACGCTCTTCGATCCGCTCGCGCACACGCTGGCCCTGTGGGAGTTGTCCTCCGACGATCGCAAAGCCCACCCCATCCTCACCAGCTGGACGCAATCGCGCAAAATCTGCTGCGGAAGCTGGATGCCCGATGGAAGCGGCTTCGTCTTCCAGGCAGTGCAGGGAATGACATCGGACCTGTGGTTGCTCGGCACGCGATCCTCGCAGCCGGTCAGGCTCACCGATGGGCCACTGGATTACCAGGGACCGGTTCCTGCGCATACCGGCGAAAAGATATTTCTGACGGGTGTCTCTTCGCAGGGCGAGGTCCAGTTACTTCATCCCGGAACGCATGAGTTTGTCCCGGCGCAGAGCTTCTACAGCGGAGCGCATCGTCTCGAAGAGACGCGGGATGGCAAATGGCTGGCCTGGGTCGACACCGAGGGACGTCTCTGGCGCGCGCGCTCCGACGGATCCGAGTTGCTGCAGCTTACCCCTGCAAACCTTCAGGTCTTCTCTGGACACTGGTCGTCCGATGGTTCGCGTCTCGCTCTCATGGCTCGTGCCGCATCCGGTGCGTGGAGCATCTATCAGGTGCTCGCCGACGGCAGCGATCTCGAGCCTCTGCTGCAGACCAATAGCAATACCGCCGATCCCACCTGGTCGCCCGACGGACAAACCATCGTGCTGGGCCAGGCGCCCGACCTTCTGGGCAAAGACGCCGCTCCTCGCATGATTCAGGCGCTCGACCTGAAATCGCATCAGCTCACGACGCTGCCCGGCTCGCGTGATCTCTTCAGCCCTCGCATCTCGCCGGATGGACGCTTCATCGTCGCGATGTCACTCGATCAGCGGCAACTCAAGCTCTACGACATAGCGACGAAGCAGTGGCGTGTGCTGTCCACCCGCTCTGCCGCCGATCCCGTCTGGTCGGCAGACAGCCGCTCCGTCTATGCCGATGCCTTTATGGAGCCAGGGCAGCCGGTCTACCGTGTCTCCATCGCCGACGGACGTGCCGAAGATCTGGGAGGAATCGCAAACCTCCATTCCACCGAGTTCAGCGACCTCGTTCTCTGCGGTGTTTTTCGCGACGGGACCGTAGCGGTTCGCGCTCGGCTGACGACCGCGGACCTGTTTTCGCTCGATCTGGCTAAGCATAATCCGCAGATAATGCATTGA
- a CDS encoding TonB-dependent receptor encodes MKLKYRSFRSYLLIALSILLLGSANLSLQGQTDTGRVTGIVEDATEAIIPGATVTVENTQTSAKQTAVTDSAGNFNFSALPRGLYKVTATMNGFQTMTQSFELQVSQTQTVTFKLSAGGSDQTIEVTSAAPIVELGSSAVGEVVAGRQVTELPLNGRNFTQLALLTPGVTRGNYGNSASGINGDAETFRNSTSGGGSLSTNGLRPQANNYILDGIDNNEGLVNTLNFFPNVEATEEFRVNTSTAPAEFGRAGGAIVQTSIKSGTNSYHGSAYWFARSNLFDASPNYQFLGASKTPALPFKRNTFGGTLGGPVIKDKLFLFGDYSGQRESTPLNPEIVTVPTALMRQGNFSELLSSSITGNPTQAPAICGITGVTPLPVKGGIYDPTTCQQFPGNIIPTSRLNQAGLNYLNAYPLPNIPGTFNGTQNNYRTIRRDIRKSNTIDGRLDYNIGANDRLFGRFSYDNSNFTRTSRFPALPAGFASGTNYVHGRGYALGETHIFGSNTINEFRAGYNRYTFANVPVFSNTPISANLGIVNANRTAQLGGGALIGGNGSQLEYTGDYGTYVVPENTYQLNDALSYAWKRHVFKFGGNAIRREVAFFRPISGKGYFQLGNGDFTGYDVSEVLAGFADNYSIGAQSGLFGTRNYEIGVFGQDDWKVSRRLTLNLGVRWDVITFPYEMHNRQAALNPASSGSNPTEFIAGQNGVGRSIINNRFNNFAPRIGFSYDLYGQGKTVLRGGYGIFYFLDRGGIDNQLGQQVPFGGSTAYYATGGYRIAFTGQNAQNGSLNSTQATNPLPLPTTSQLTGANVFAVSQTEKLPTVQQWDMQIQQELTPKLVATVGYVGNIATHLATGYNFNSKPFSASASAPTAFPTLGQVVYNLNNGVSHYNSLQAQLNYRASKGLTMTSSYTWAHNIDNTNGYLGFYAVSDLYFYDHRLNKGNSTLDQRHVFVASALYNLPFGRGQMFGSNMNRGLDYVIGGWQLNTIVQAQTGTPFSVTFPAYGGGTSLRADLTGTQPIYQRSISGYYLNPAAFSNMRPSGRQGTSGRNQFFGPGSVSGDVSLFKTVGITERLKTELRAEVFNVTNTPQFTNPDGNVTDGSFGRITSARQASERQMQMAIRLLF; translated from the coding sequence ATGAAACTCAAGTACAGGAGCTTTCGTTCCTACCTATTGATAGCCCTCTCCATACTCCTGTTGGGATCTGCCAATCTCTCGCTACAGGGGCAGACCGACACCGGTCGTGTCACCGGTATTGTGGAGGATGCTACCGAGGCCATCATTCCCGGCGCGACCGTCACAGTTGAAAATACACAGACGTCCGCCAAACAGACTGCGGTGACCGACAGTGCCGGCAACTTCAACTTCTCGGCCCTGCCGCGAGGATTGTATAAGGTCACCGCTACGATGAACGGTTTCCAGACGATGACCCAGAGCTTCGAGCTTCAGGTCTCTCAGACGCAGACCGTGACCTTCAAGCTGAGTGCCGGTGGCTCCGACCAGACGATCGAGGTCACCAGCGCGGCACCGATTGTCGAGCTGGGTTCTTCTGCTGTCGGCGAAGTTGTCGCCGGCCGACAGGTGACCGAGCTTCCGTTGAATGGCCGTAACTTTACGCAGCTTGCATTGCTGACTCCCGGCGTCACCCGCGGTAATTACGGCAACTCGGCTTCAGGCATAAACGGCGATGCCGAGACGTTCCGCAACAGTACCTCCGGGGGCGGCTCACTGTCGACCAATGGACTTCGCCCTCAGGCCAACAACTACATTCTTGACGGTATCGATAACAACGAAGGTCTCGTCAATACACTCAACTTCTTCCCCAACGTGGAGGCGACGGAAGAGTTCCGCGTCAACACGAGCACAGCACCGGCGGAGTTTGGACGCGCAGGCGGTGCGATCGTACAGACCTCGATCAAATCAGGCACCAACTCCTATCACGGATCGGCCTACTGGTTTGCCCGCTCTAACCTCTTCGACGCCAGCCCCAATTATCAGTTCCTTGGCGCAAGTAAGACACCAGCCCTCCCCTTTAAGCGCAACACCTTTGGCGGCACGCTCGGTGGTCCCGTCATTAAAGACAAGCTGTTCCTCTTCGGCGACTACTCCGGCCAGCGCGAGAGTACACCGCTGAATCCCGAGATCGTTACGGTGCCTACGGCACTGATGCGTCAGGGAAACTTCAGCGAGCTGCTTAGTTCGTCGATTACTGGCAATCCAACCCAAGCACCCGCTATCTGCGGTATCACAGGAGTCACGCCTCTTCCCGTCAAGGGAGGAATCTACGATCCCACTACCTGCCAACAGTTTCCTGGAAACATTATTCCGACGAGCCGCTTGAATCAGGCTGGTTTGAACTATCTCAATGCATATCCTCTGCCGAATATTCCTGGCACATTCAACGGTACGCAGAACAATTACCGCACGATTCGCCGCGATATCCGGAAGTCCAATACAATCGACGGAAGGCTGGATTACAACATCGGCGCCAATGATCGTCTGTTCGGACGCTTCAGCTACGACAACAGCAACTTCACGCGCACCTCGCGCTTTCCTGCGCTGCCAGCGGGCTTTGCTTCCGGCACAAACTATGTGCATGGACGCGGGTATGCGCTGGGTGAGACCCATATCTTCGGCTCCAACACGATCAACGAATTCCGCGCCGGTTATAACCGCTACACGTTTGCAAATGTGCCGGTCTTCAGCAATACACCCATCTCGGCCAATCTCGGCATCGTGAATGCCAACCGCACAGCTCAGCTTGGCGGTGGCGCTTTGATCGGCGGCAACGGCAGTCAGCTTGAGTACACAGGCGACTATGGCACGTATGTCGTTCCGGAGAACACGTACCAGCTTAACGATGCGCTATCGTATGCATGGAAGAGGCACGTGTTCAAGTTCGGCGGCAATGCGATTCGCCGTGAGGTGGCCTTCTTCCGTCCGATCTCAGGTAAGGGCTACTTCCAGTTGGGCAATGGCGACTTCACGGGCTATGACGTCTCCGAAGTGCTGGCTGGATTTGCTGACAACTACAGCATTGGCGCGCAGAGCGGACTGTTCGGTACGCGCAACTATGAGATTGGTGTCTTCGGGCAGGATGACTGGAAGGTCAGCCGCCGTCTGACGCTGAACCTCGGCGTGCGCTGGGATGTGATCACGTTCCCGTACGAGATGCACAACCGCCAGGCTGCTCTCAACCCGGCAAGCAGCGGCAGCAATCCGACGGAGTTCATCGCTGGTCAGAACGGCGTTGGACGCTCGATCATCAACAACCGCTTCAACAATTTTGCACCACGCATCGGCTTCTCCTACGACCTCTATGGCCAGGGCAAGACGGTGCTGCGTGGCGGCTACGGTATCTTCTACTTCCTGGATCGTGGCGGCATCGACAACCAGCTGGGACAGCAGGTTCCATTCGGCGGCAGCACGGCGTACTACGCTACCGGCGGATATCGCATTGCCTTTACGGGTCAGAATGCGCAGAACGGGTCGTTGAACAGCACGCAGGCTACGAATCCGCTGCCGCTGCCAACCACGTCACAGCTCACGGGAGCCAACGTCTTCGCAGTGAGCCAGACGGAGAAGCTGCCGACGGTGCAACAGTGGGACATGCAGATTCAGCAGGAGCTGACGCCGAAGCTGGTCGCAACGGTCGGCTACGTGGGCAACATCGCCACGCATCTGGCAACGGGCTACAACTTCAACAGCAAACCGTTCTCCGCTTCGGCGTCCGCGCCGACGGCGTTCCCCACGCTTGGGCAGGTGGTCTATAACCTGAATAATGGCGTGAGCCACTACAACAGTCTGCAGGCGCAGTTGAACTATCGTGCGTCCAAGGGACTTACGATGACGAGCTCGTACACGTGGGCGCACAACATCGACAACACGAACGGCTATCTCGGCTTCTATGCGGTCAGCGATCTGTACTTCTACGATCACCGGCTGAACAAGGGCAACAGCACGCTGGATCAGCGGCACGTCTTCGTTGCAAGCGCGCTGTACAACCTGCCGTTTGGCCGTGGACAGATGTTCGGCAGCAACATGAATCGCGGGCTGGACTATGTCATCGGCGGCTGGCAGCTGAACACCATCGTGCAGGCTCAAACAGGAACACCGTTCAGCGTTACGTTCCCTGCTTATGGCGGAGGCACCAGTCTTCGCGCCGATCTCACCGGTACGCAACCGATCTACCAACGCAGCATCTCGGGCTACTACCTGAATCCGGCAGCCTTCAGCAACATGCGTCCTTCGGGACGGCAGGGTACTTCGGGGCGTAACCAGTTCTTCGGACCTGGAAGCGTGAGCGGCGATGTTTCCCTGTTCAAGACGGTCGGCATTACGGAGCGTCTGAAGACGGAGCTGCGCGCCGAAGTGTTCAACGTAACGAATACACCGCAGTTCACCAACCCTGACGGCAATGTCACGGACGGCAGCTTCGGACGCATTACGTCAGCTCGCCAGGCCTCGGAACGTCAGATGCAGATGGCCATTCGTCTGCTCTTTTAG
- a CDS encoding alpha-amylase family glycosyl hydrolase, with protein sequence MLHRFTATTAALFLCCLPLHAQAPRIDKIDPPNWWIDMPAPMLLVKGEHLNGARFALGRLPIERTVISENGHWAELWLSEDEAIAGKVTLKVMTQQGSAEVPFSFDARRAATDNFAGFSSRDVMYLIMTDRFADGDHTNDGPTAKDSADSTAAKAERANPRGWHGGDLRGIIEHLDYLQALGITTVWITPVYQNHSPDAYHGYHATDMYAVDEHFGSLNDMKALSQALHARGMKLVLDTVPNHVGPRHPWVEDSPEPTWFHGTKTNHTAAIMDFQPLTNPYAPWRDKRDITEGWFVDALPDNNQDNPAIAKYLIQNAVWWTEETGLDGLRIDTFPYVGREFWNEFDSQLRALYPNLTTVGEISNPDPQIVSSFAGGVTRNGVDTGLWTPLDFPLHYAIRSAFTGNGSMQDLASVLRQDALYPHPERLVPFIDNHDLIRFASEPGASLQANKLAMAFLLTVRGMPHLYSGDEIYMEGYQDPDNRRDFPGGFPGEKNNVFEASARTPVQAEMFDWTSRLLALRRKMPALLTGDMQILYCSYDSIVYTRTAGEQRVLIAIHRGSEGAILHVSTAQTELEHHAASSFLFGIGAVRNEAQGLAIELPSNGVLIASMQ encoded by the coding sequence ATGCTTCATCGCTTTACAGCGACTACCGCCGCACTGTTTCTCTGCTGCCTGCCGCTCCATGCGCAGGCACCACGCATCGACAAGATCGATCCGCCTAACTGGTGGATCGATATGCCTGCTCCGATGCTGCTGGTGAAGGGCGAACACTTGAACGGCGCTCGCTTTGCATTGGGACGACTGCCGATTGAACGCACCGTTATCTCGGAGAACGGTCACTGGGCGGAGTTGTGGCTGAGCGAGGATGAAGCGATAGCAGGCAAAGTCACGCTTAAGGTAATGACGCAGCAAGGAAGCGCGGAGGTGCCGTTTTCGTTCGATGCGCGCCGAGCAGCAACGGACAACTTTGCCGGTTTCTCTTCACGCGATGTGATGTACCTGATCATGACGGATCGGTTCGCCGATGGTGACCACACCAACGATGGCCCGACAGCAAAGGACTCCGCAGATAGCACAGCTGCTAAGGCGGAGCGCGCGAACCCTCGAGGCTGGCACGGAGGCGATCTACGCGGCATCATCGAGCATCTCGACTATCTGCAGGCTCTTGGTATCACTACGGTGTGGATCACGCCTGTTTACCAGAACCATAGCCCCGATGCGTATCACGGCTATCACGCTACCGATATGTATGCTGTCGACGAGCATTTCGGGTCGTTGAACGACATGAAGGCGTTGAGTCAGGCTCTCCATGCGCGCGGCATGAAGCTTGTGCTCGACACGGTGCCGAACCATGTTGGGCCGCGGCATCCATGGGTGGAGGATTCACCCGAGCCAACATGGTTCCACGGCACCAAAACCAACCATACTGCGGCGATCATGGACTTCCAGCCGCTTACCAATCCGTATGCGCCATGGCGTGATAAACGCGACATCACGGAGGGTTGGTTTGTCGATGCTCTTCCTGACAACAATCAGGATAATCCTGCAATCGCGAAGTATCTTATTCAGAATGCCGTCTGGTGGACGGAAGAGACCGGGCTCGATGGTTTGCGGATCGATACTTTCCCCTATGTCGGCCGCGAGTTCTGGAACGAGTTCGATAGTCAGCTCCGTGCGCTCTATCCCAACCTCACGACGGTTGGCGAAATTTCCAATCCTGATCCGCAGATCGTCTCTTCGTTTGCAGGTGGCGTGACGCGCAATGGTGTCGACACGGGTCTGTGGACGCCGCTCGACTTTCCACTTCACTATGCGATCCGCAGCGCTTTCACGGGTAATGGATCGATGCAGGACCTGGCCAGCGTGTTGCGACAGGACGCGCTTTATCCGCACCCGGAGCGGCTTGTCCCATTCATCGACAATCATGACCTCATTCGGTTTGCCAGTGAGCCGGGCGCGAGCTTGCAGGCCAACAAGCTCGCCATGGCGTTTTTGCTGACCGTGCGTGGCATGCCGCATCTGTACTCGGGTGACGAGATCTACATGGAGGGTTATCAGGACCCGGACAACCGCCGCGACTTTCCGGGTGGCTTTCCGGGTGAAAAGAACAATGTCTTCGAGGCATCTGCACGTACGCCGGTGCAGGCAGAGATGTTCGATTGGACGAGCCGCTTGCTTGCGCTACGCAGGAAGATGCCAGCATTGCTCACTGGCGACATGCAGATCCTTTACTGCTCGTACGATTCGATCGTGTACACACGCACAGCTGGAGAACAGCGTGTCCTGATTGCAATTCATCGCGGCAGCGAAGGTGCAATCCTTCATGTGAGCACAGCACAGACTGAGCTTGAGCATCATGCGGCCAGCTCATTCCTTTTTGGTATAGGAGCAGTTCGCAATGAGGCGCAAGGCCTTGCGATTGAACTTCCTTCAAACGGAGTGCTTATTGCATCGATGCAATAA